A region of the Streptomyces sp. NBC_00442 genome:
CCGTAGCCGCCACCGTCGTGGTGGGAGTCGGCGTTGACGCAGGTGGTGCCGAACACCGGGTTCAGCAGACCGGCGACGTTGACCGAGTTGCCGCAGAGGTTGACCGGGACGTGCACCGGCACCTGCAGCAGGTTGCCGGAGAGGACTCCGGGGGAGTTGGTCGCGACGGCCTCGGCGCCAGCGTCGGCAGCGGCAATACCCGCACCGGCCAGCGCCACGGCGCCCGCTCCGGCGACGACGGCGGCCGTCTTCGCGATACGAGACATCAGAGTTCTCCTTGAATGGACACGCGACCGCAGACTCGCAGTCGTCATTTCACTTCAACGTGTCGAACGGCCATAAGTAACGGACACCTGCGCCCAAATCGGTTCCGCGGTTCGCCGCGCGGGCGTGGCCGCACGCGCGGCTACTCGCCGTCCGTCCCGCGCGACGCGCGCCGGGACAGGGCGACCGCCGCGGCCCCCGTGACGAGCGCGCTCACGCTCAGCGCGCCGAGCAGAGAGGCGTTGGCGTCGGCGCCGGTGTCGGCCAGGACCGGCGCCGCCGACGGGACCGCGCCCGGCGCGGACGAGCACGGGGCGCACGTGCCGTGCGGAGCGGCCGCGGCGGGGCCGCCCGCGGCGTGCGCCGCGGACCCCGTGCCCAGCGCGGCGACCAGCCCCGCGACGAGAGCGGCCCGCGCCGCGGGACCCGAGAATTTGTCCATGCCGCGACCCTTCAACAAGAATTCCGGAGGGAGATCGGATGCTGATACGCATAATTGGGACCCGGGCCGCGACGGCCCCCCGGCCACGCGCGCCGCGGCGGCCCAACCACCCGTCCGGCGCACCGGGCGCCCCCGCGCGGCGCAGCGGCGCCACTCAGTGCGCGCGATAGGCCCGCGCCGCGTCGGGATGGCCCGCGCACTCCCACAGGCCGTGCGGGCAGTAGTCGGTCAGCGTCTGGTAGACGGGCCGGTACCTGCTGAACCACGCGGTCATCCCGCGCACGTACCGCGCGTCGTCCCCGTTGCGGAAGAGTCCCCACTCCGGGTACGACACCGGCTTTCCGTGCCGGGCCGCGAAGTCGACCTGGGCCCGCAGCCCGTACGGTTCCTCGACCTGGTCGGGGAAGGACATGCCGGCGGGCTGGTCATAGGAGTCCATGCCGAGGATGTCGACGAAGGCGTCGCCGGGATAGCACGCGGTCCACGGCACCGCGTCCCGGCCGCGGTTCGGCGCGAAGTCGAAGCGGAACCGCTGCCCCGCGACCGAACGCATCGCGGTGACCGCGCGACGCCAGTACGCCCGCCACGCGGCCGGGTCGGGGCCGCAGCGGTGCGTGTAGGTGGTGCCGTTCATCTCCCACCCCAACACGACGATGGAGTCGGCCAGTTGGAGGGACACGAGGCGTTCGGCCAGCGTCCTGAAGTGGCCGTCGAAGGCGCCCCGCGCGCCCTGCCCGAGCAGGCCGCGCACCTCGTCGTCGGGCAGGCCGGCCTCGTTGCGGGCGAGCATCGGCACGTTGAGCACGAAGATCCGGTCCGCGCGGTGACGGCGCCAGCGGGACCAGGGCGCGAGCAGCGCGGGCGGCCCCTCGATGCCGCTCCAGGTGTCGCCCGGCAGATAGGTGTGGCCCGCGCGCAGCAGCCCGCGGCCGCGCCACTTCTCGACCGCCGCGAGTTTGCCGATGCCCTCCGTGCCGGAACCCGTGAAGACGCCCGCCGCGGTCCGCGACGCGGTCGGCATCGGGCCGCGCGGGACGTCGCCGGGCAGCTGGACCAGCGCACAGACCAGCAGGACCAGCGCGCACAGCGCGGTCTGCCACGACGGCGGAGCGTTCCGGGACGCCGAGGAGGTGCCGCGCGGCCGGCCACGGGCCGCGCGCTCCCGGCGGGGCCGGGCCGTCAGTTGCCCCCGGTCGCGCCGCCGCGCTGGAGGGTCCCGCCGAGCGAGGCGACGCCGGCGGTGAGCGTCTCGGCGATCTTGCCCTGCCCGCCGAGGACCTTGGGCTGCCCGTACTCGCTGACGCTGCCGTGGCCCGCGCCGGGGCTCGAGTCGGCGGCCGCGACACCGGGCGCGGCGAGGAGCAGGAGCGAGGCGGCGGCGGTGGCGGCCCTCAGGCGGCGCTGTGGGTTCATGGCGTTCATGTCCGGTACAACGCCGTCGGCGCGGGGAGGGTGCGCGCGCCGCGGGGCGGGCCGGGGTTCAGGGCTTGGTCACATCAAATGCGAAGTGCTGCCTGCGCACGCGGTGGTCGAAGTTGGACGTGCCGAGTTCGGGTTCGCCGAGCGCGCGCACGGCCAGCGGGCGGGTCAGGAGTTCCCGGAGCACGGCCTTGATCTCCAGGCGTGCCAGATGGGCGCCGAGGCAGAAGTGCGGGCCGCCGCCGCCGTATCCGAGATGCGGGTTGGGGTCGCGCGTGATGTCGAAGGCGTCCGGGTCGTCGAACACCGAGGCGTCGCGGTTGGCGGACGCGTACAGGAGCATCACCTTGTCGCCCGGCAGGAAGGTGTGGCCCGCCATCGTGTAGCGCGCGACGACCGTCCTGCGGAACTGGATGATCGGCGTGGAGTGCCGCACGATCTCGTCGACCGCGCCGTCCGCGTAGCGCTCGAAGTCGGCTACGAGCAGGTCCAGTTGAGCGGGATGGCGGGTCAGGAGCGCCAGGGCGTGGGCGATGGCGTTGCGGGTCGTCTCGACGCCGGCCACCAGCAACAGGGAGAAGAACGAACCCAGTTGACGATACGTCAGATGGTTGCCGTCCTGGTCGGCGCGGACCAGGGCCGAGATGAGGTCGTCCGCCGGGTGCCTGCGCCGCTCGCGGCCGATCCGGGCCACGGTCAACTCCATCCGGGCCAGGGCCCGCAGACCCTTGCCTGGGCTCCTCAGGCGGGCGCCGAGGCCGCGTCGTACGCCGGCGTGCTCGGAGGCCCGGTCGATCTGACGGGCGATGCGGTGACGGTCGGCGTCGGGCACGCCCAGCATCGCGCAGATGACCTCGAACGACATCCGGGAGGCGACCGCCGAGACGAACTCGTCGGGCCGCTCGGCGACCATGTCGTCGACGATGCGTACGGCCAGCTCCTGGATGCTCGCCTCGGTCGTGGCGAGCAGGCGCGGGGTGAAGGCCTGCTGCACGATGCGGCGCAGCCGGGTGTGGTCGGCCCCGTCGAGGTTGACCATCGAGTCGCCGAACAGGGCTCGCACCCAGCGCGCCGGTTCGGGCGATGTGACCCCCGGCGCGCTGGCGAACACCCGGGGGAGCCGGCTCGCCTTGAGGACGTCGGCGTGCCGGACCAGGGCGTAGAAGCCCTGCTCGGGGCGGCGCCGGGTGGCCCGGCGTTCGGTGAAGAACACCGGGCGCGGCTCGTCCCTCAACTCCCCGAAACGCGCGAGGCGTTGGGCCGCGGGGAGTTTCCAGAACGCCGGGTCGGCCAGATCGGCGGCGGGGCCGCGGCCGGCGGGGGCCGTCCGGTAGTGGGTCACGTTCGCACCGTCCTGGCCGCCGTGCGGCTGTCGGAAACACATTGGACCAGCTCGGACTGACATGCAGGGGCGCGGAGTTGTCCGGGCCGGCCCCAGGGGCGGGCTCAGCCCACCAGGTCGTGCCCGGCCTTGACCGCGTCGTTGGCGGCCTTGACCGCTTCGGCCCCGGCCTTCACTCCGCCCTTCACGGCGCCGACCTTCTGGCCCAGCTTGTCCCCGACGACGCTCTCCGCCGCGGGCTTGATCTGGGCGCCCGCGGCGCTCGTCGTGGTGGCCGCGCCGCTCAGGGTGGAGCCGAGGTCGAGGGCGTGCGCGGACGGGGAAAGGGCGGCGGCGAGCGCGGTTCCGGCTGCGGCGGCGGCGAGGTATCGGCGTACGTTCATGTCGGCTACAACGCACGAGCCGCACGGAGGGCACGCCCCGGCGCGGCGCGCCCCGCGGATGCCCTGCGCATTGCTGCAAGCAGGCGAACTTTGCAGTGATACCGCCGCCGGGATCGTTCTTGCAGAACGACACGGCCGAAGAGGCCAGGGAAGGAAGAGAACACCCATGGGAATCACTTCACGCGCGGGCCTGGCGAGCGTCCTGACATGCATCGCGACGGCGGCGGCGGTGGCGCCGGCCGCGGCCGCCCCGGCCGTTCCGGTCGATCTGCCCCTCGGCGGGCTGAACACGGTCCTGCCGTTCGACGCCCCCACCGTGCACACGGGCATGCCGCTGCCCGTACCCGGCGCCCCGGACGGCCCGCGCTACGTGAAGGGCAACCTGCTGCCCCACAACATGGTCCCCGCGATCCCGATCGAGTCCGCGCTGCCCGACACCCACATCGGTACGCCGCTGCCCGACCCGATGAGCTCCCGCAACCTCGGCACCCCCGACCTGGTGAGCCCCGGCACCGCGCTCCACACCGTCACCCCGGGCGCGGACCTCGGTGCCCCGCTGAGCGAGCCGCGCGCCGCGCTGTTCGGGCTGCCCGCCGTCACCCTGCCCGAGGCCGGTCTCACCGCGCCCGCGGTCCAGGGCGACCCCGCGGCCACCGCGACCTTCTGAGCATCCCCCACCCCGGACGCCGGGGCCGCTCCCGTCCGTCCCCCCCCCAAGCCCAGGAGTTGAACCGTGCCCCGTCCGCCGAGGAACGTCCCCGCCGAGGCGCCGTCCCCGCATGTCCCGGCCCGGACGCGTCCCCGCGACGTCCTCGCCGAGGCCCCACTCGGCAGGGCGGTCGCGGCGCTGCTCGCCGTCGCCGCCGTCACCGCCCTCGCGGCCGGGGGCGCTTCGGCGGCGCCCGGCCGTCCCGACCCGCACGGGGTGGGTTCGGGGCAGGGCGCGCCCCCGTGGCCCGCGCCCGCGGACCCCGCGGCGGCCGCCCGTGCGGCGGGTCTGGAGATGATGTCCGCCGAGGGCATGGTGCAGCACACCCACACCCATCTGGACGTCCTCGTCGACGGCCGGCCGGTCACCGTCCCCGCCGCGATCGGCATCGACCTGCCGCACCGGCTCATCAGTCCCCTGCACACCCACGACACCAGCGGCGTGATCCACGTCGAGTCGCCGCGCAGGGCGGACTTCA
Encoded here:
- a CDS encoding chaplin, whose translation is MSRIAKTAAVVAGAGAVALAGAGIAAADAGAEAVATNSPGVLSGNLLQVPVHVPVNLCGNSVNVAGLLNPVFGTTCVNADSHHDGGGYGG
- a CDS encoding glycoside hydrolase family 26 protein, whose amino-acid sequence is MPTASRTAAGVFTGSGTEGIGKLAAVEKWRGRGLLRAGHTYLPGDTWSGIEGPPALLAPWSRWRRHRADRIFVLNVPMLARNEAGLPDDEVRGLLGQGARGAFDGHFRTLAERLVSLQLADSIVVLGWEMNGTTYTHRCGPDPAAWRAYWRRAVTAMRSVAGQRFRFDFAPNRGRDAVPWTACYPGDAFVDILGMDSYDQPAGMSFPDQVEEPYGLRAQVDFAARHGKPVSYPEWGLFRNGDDARYVRGMTAWFSRYRPVYQTLTDYCPHGLWECAGHPDAARAYRAH
- a CDS encoding cytochrome P450, which encodes MTHYRTAPAGRGPAADLADPAFWKLPAAQRLARFGELRDEPRPVFFTERRATRRRPEQGFYALVRHADVLKASRLPRVFASAPGVTSPEPARWVRALFGDSMVNLDGADHTRLRRIVQQAFTPRLLATTEASIQELAVRIVDDMVAERPDEFVSAVASRMSFEVICAMLGVPDADRHRIARQIDRASEHAGVRRGLGARLRSPGKGLRALARMELTVARIGRERRRHPADDLISALVRADQDGNHLTYRQLGSFFSLLLVAGVETTRNAIAHALALLTRHPAQLDLLVADFERYADGAVDEIVRHSTPIIQFRRTVVARYTMAGHTFLPGDKVMLLYASANRDASVFDDPDAFDITRDPNPHLGYGGGGPHFCLGAHLARLEIKAVLRELLTRPLAVRALGEPELGTSNFDHRVRRQHFAFDVTKP